From Hymenobacter sediminicola:
CTGCAGATTGGTGAATCCATACGTATTCTGCAGCAGCTCGATGGCCTGGGCACTGCGGCGGCCGGAGCGGCAGTACACCACCACCGGATGGTGCCGCGGAATAGAGGCCATTCCTTTTTCTAGGCTACTCAGCGGCAACAGCGTAGCGCCCGGCAAGTGCGTCAGGGCAAATTCTTCCGGCTCACGCACATCCAGCAGAAACGGCGGGTGGCCCGATTCCAGCAGCTCGTGCAGCTCCACCGCCGATACTGTACTAATCCCAGCGCCGCACAAGTCGGCGTAATCGGCACGGTTGGCGGTATCTAGGTTGATGGACGCCTGCTCCGGCTTGCGCGAAAACTTCAGAATCCGAGTCTGAAACGATAAAGCATCCAGCATCCAGAGTCGTCCCACCAGCAATTCCCCAATTCCTAACACTACCTTCAGTGTTTCGGTCGCCTGGGCCGTACCTATCAGGCCGGGCAGCACGCCCAATACGCCGGTATCCTCACAATTGGGGGCTTCGCTGGCAGCGGGTGGTTGCGGAAACAGGCAGCGGTACGTGGGCCCGCCCTGGTAGTTGAACACCGACACCTGCCCTTCAAACTTGTAGATGGCACCCGAAACCAGCGGCCGGTTCAAGCTCACGCAGGCATCGTTGAGCAAGTAGCGGGTCGGGAAATTATCGGAGCCATCTACCACCACATCATACTGCGCTACTAACTCGCGCACATTGCCCAGCATGGCACGGCAGCTATACACTTCCGTCCGAACCAGTGGGTTGAGCCGCTGCACAGCCCGGGCGGCGGCGGCGGCTTTGGGTTGGCCTACATCGGCTGGTCCATAGAGAATCTGGCGCTGCAGATTGCTCATCTCCACCTTATCCGCGTCCACGATGCCCAGCGTGCCTACGCCGGCAGCCGCCAGATACTGCAGTACCGGACAGCCTAGGCCGCCGGCGCCTACCACCAACACGCGGGCGTTTTTCAGGCGTAGTTGGCCCGACTCGCCTATTTCGGGTAGCTGCAGGTGGCGGCGGTAGCGCTGGCGTTCTTCCGTAGTAAGCATAGCTGGCAAAGTAGGCGACCGGATAAATGGGCGGGTATCGTGACTGTGGCTTATTCAAACTTACAACTACCCCGTAAGGTTAAGATACTACGCGCCGGCTGCATCTGCGCGGCGCTTCATCATTGGCTATCCGGATTCTCAGTGGCAACTCCCGTTTTTCTGCCTCCTACCAGCTACGAATACGTGACCGTGCAGAAAGTGCAGGGCTCAGAAGCTACGGAAGCCTCCGACGTGCTGGCCGCCGAAGAGCCGCTGGAAATTCGCGTTGGTTACGGCCCCGAGAGCCAGCGTCAGCACCGCACGCTGTCCGTCACGATGCGCACTCCTGGTCACGATTTTGAGCTGACGGCCGGATTCCTGCTCACCGAAGGTATTATTCGCTGCCGCGAAGAACTGCAGGGCATCATCTACTGCCCCGATGTAGAGAAGGAGGAGGAGCGCGAAAACGTGGTGCGTGCAGAACTCAATCCTGCTTCCGTGCCCGATTTGCCCCGGCTGGAACGTCATTTCTACACCAGCAGCAGCTGCGGCGTGTGCGGCAAAACCAGCATCGAGGCGGTGCACGCGGCCAGCTGCCCGGTTTTGCCTGCCCAGGGACCCTATGTAGCCACTGCCGTAATTCATCAGCTACCCGAGCGGCAGCGCGCGGCGCAGGCGTTGTTTGAGCAAACCGGTGGCCTGCATGCGGCCGCGCTGTTTTCGCCGACCGGCGAACTGCTGCTGCTGCGCGAAGACGTAGGCCGCCATAATGCTCTGGACAAAGTAATTGGGGCGGCGTTGCTGGCCGGGCAGTTGCCACTCCACAACGCGGTGCTGCTGGTCAGTGGCCGCGCCAGCTTCGAGTTGGTACAGAAAGCCGCCGTAGCGGGTATTCCGGTCCTGGCCGCTGTAGGCGCCCCCAGTTCCCTTGCTGTATCGGCTGCCCACAACTTCGGTATGACGCTCTGCGGCTTTGTGCGCCAAAACCGCTTCAACATCTACAGTCACAACTGGCGTATCACAGACGAACCGGAGCTAAAGCCGATAGGCTAAGGTTCCATATTGACTCTGATTCGCTATTTCTGCTGTTTCCCGCTTCGCACTCCATGAAACTCCGCCTCGAAGACAACACCCTGCGCTTGCGTCTTTCTCAAGAAGAGGTAAAGGAGTTCGGCCACGCCGGCCAACTCCATACTGTAGTACCGCTTGGTCCTGCCCCCACCGATACGCTGACTTATACTCTAGAGCGGACAGCTGATGCTAGTTTGGAGCTGCGACTGGCTTATACGCCGGGCCGCATCACAGTTCAGGTGCCGTCTGTGCTATCTGATGAATGGACTACCACCGAAACCATCAGCCTGCGTGGCAGTTATCCAGTTGCCGGCAACCAAGTACTGCATATATTGGTAGAAAAGGACTTAGGCTGCAAGCATTAGTCTTCTTCATTCCTGCTCCCACCGAAGCCCCCTACATCATGGAAGAGTCTCCCGTCGCCGATCCGAACAAAGCAGGCAAGCAGCACGAACAAAAGGCCGCCAATGAGCCCAAAAGTAGGGAGCGTCCTGACCAGGGCGAAGCACCGGCACCGGACCATTATCGTCCTGATCCGCAGGCGGCGCGCGACGAGAGCAACATTAATCCTCCAGACGTGGCTAACGCAAAATACACCCATCCTATCCTTGCCCAGCCTCCCGAAGCCCTCACCGGCCTCCGGCTCGAAGAGCGGGCCAAAGTAGCCGCCGGCGTCACGGCCGTTATTAAGTCCATGGAGTTTAGCTGGAGTGAAGGCGGGCTGAACCGCGGCACC
This genomic window contains:
- the fdhD gene encoding formate dehydrogenase accessory sulfurtransferase FdhD encodes the protein MATPVFLPPTSYEYVTVQKVQGSEATEASDVLAAEEPLEIRVGYGPESQRQHRTLSVTMRTPGHDFELTAGFLLTEGIIRCREELQGIIYCPDVEKEEERENVVRAELNPASVPDLPRLERHFYTSSSCGVCGKTSIEAVHAASCPVLPAQGPYVATAVIHQLPERQRAAQALFEQTGGLHAAALFSPTGELLLLREDVGRHNALDKVIGAALLAGQLPLHNAVLLVSGRASFELVQKAAVAGIPVLAAVGAPSSLAVSAAHNFGMTLCGFVRQNRFNIYSHNWRITDEPELKPIG
- the moeB gene encoding molybdopterin-synthase adenylyltransferase MoeB, producing the protein MLTTEERQRYRRHLQLPEIGESGQLRLKNARVLVVGAGGLGCPVLQYLAAAGVGTLGIVDADKVEMSNLQRQILYGPADVGQPKAAAAARAVQRLNPLVRTEVYSCRAMLGNVRELVAQYDVVVDGSDNFPTRYLLNDACVSLNRPLVSGAIYKFEGQVSVFNYQGGPTYRCLFPQPPAASEAPNCEDTGVLGVLPGLIGTAQATETLKVVLGIGELLVGRLWMLDALSFQTRILKFSRKPEQASINLDTANRADYADLCGAGISTVSAVELHELLESGHPPFLLDVREPEEFALTHLPGATLLPLSSLEKGMASIPRHHPVVVYCRSGRRSAQAIELLQNTYGFTNLQNLTGGMLAWQDTVEKAV
- a CDS encoding DUF7009 family protein, which encodes MKLRLEDNTLRLRLSQEEVKEFGHAGQLHTVVPLGPAPTDTLTYTLERTADASLELRLAYTPGRITVQVPSVLSDEWTTTETISLRGSYPVAGNQVLHILVEKDLGCKH